A region from the Arcanobacterium buesumense genome encodes:
- the nrdF gene encoding class 1b ribonucleoside-diphosphate reductase subunit beta, whose protein sequence is MIEKIKLVESVHAINWNKIEDEKDQEVWDRLTGNFWLPEKIPLSNDIQSWNTLKPHEQLMTTRVFTGLTLLDTIQGTVGAISLIPDAVTPHEEAVYTNIAFMESVHAKSYSSIFSTLISSQEIEETFRWSEENPYLQKKAKIVLDYYRGDDPEKRKVASTMLESFLFYSGFYAPMYWSSHAKLTNTADLIRLIIRDEAVHGYYIGYKYQQAVKKSSPERQAELMDYTYSLLEDLYENEEGYTESLYDEMGLTEDVKMFLRYNANKALMNLGYEALFPADQTAVNPAILAALSPNADENHDFFSGSGSSYVIGTAEATEDDDWDF, encoded by the coding sequence ATGATTGAAAAAATTAAACTCGTCGAATCAGTGCACGCCATTAACTGGAACAAAATTGAGGACGAAAAAGACCAAGAAGTCTGGGATCGTCTTACTGGAAACTTCTGGCTGCCAGAGAAAATTCCGCTGTCGAACGATATTCAATCATGGAACACGCTCAAGCCGCACGAGCAGCTCATGACCACTCGCGTCTTCACTGGCCTGACTCTTTTGGATACTATTCAAGGAACTGTTGGTGCGATCTCGCTGATTCCAGACGCCGTCACGCCACACGAAGAAGCGGTCTACACCAATATTGCTTTCATGGAATCAGTCCATGCCAAGTCCTATTCCTCAATATTCTCCACCCTCATCTCATCCCAAGAAATCGAAGAGACTTTCCGCTGGTCTGAAGAAAATCCTTACCTGCAAAAGAAAGCAAAAATCGTACTCGACTACTACCGCGGCGACGATCCAGAAAAGCGAAAGGTTGCTTCCACAATGCTGGAATCCTTCCTTTTCTACTCCGGTTTCTATGCGCCGATGTACTGGAGTTCGCACGCCAAGCTCACCAACACGGCAGACCTTATCCGCCTTATTATTCGCGACGAAGCAGTCCACGGCTACTACATCGGATACAAGTACCAGCAGGCGGTGAAGAAGTCTTCGCCTGAGCGCCAAGCAGAGCTCATGGACTACACCTATTCCTTGCTCGAAGACTTGTACGAGAATGAAGAAGGCTATACGGAGTCGCTCTATGATGAGATGGGCTTGACTGAAGACGTCAAAATGTTCTTACGCTACAACGCCAATAAGGCGTTGATGAACTTGGGTTACGAAGCGCTCTTCCCAGCTGATCAAACAGCAGTTAACCCGGCTATTTTGGCTGCCCTTTCACCAAACGCGGACGAAAACCACGATTTCTTCTCCGGATCTGGTTCCTCCTACGTTATCGGAACAGCAGAAGCTACTGAAGACGACGACTGGGACTTCTGA
- a CDS encoding low molecular weight protein-tyrosine-phosphatase: MNILVVCTGNICRSPMGEIVLQSQLDEAGIAGNVTSAGVSTEETGNPIDRRAQAVLREHGYDIPRDHYAHQATPAELLQADLVLAMTTGHARSLRRMMINAGLGEEHISRIHLWREFDGTVQPADAGAFGSGGPLEGKEKVKPGRGSDFYTSDGELDVLDPWYGDASGFYDTLAMIEAGARGIVEWIRE; the protein is encoded by the coding sequence ATGAATATTTTGGTTGTTTGCACAGGTAATATTTGCCGATCCCCTATGGGAGAGATTGTTCTGCAATCGCAACTTGACGAAGCCGGCATCGCTGGGAATGTTACGTCTGCTGGTGTCTCTACTGAAGAAACTGGGAACCCGATTGATCGACGCGCTCAAGCTGTGTTACGAGAACATGGTTATGATATTCCACGCGATCACTATGCTCATCAGGCTACCCCGGCAGAACTTTTGCAGGCGGATTTGGTTTTAGCGATGACGACGGGACATGCGCGCTCGTTACGGCGCATGATGATCAATGCTGGGCTTGGTGAAGAACACATTTCCCGAATCCACTTGTGGCGCGAATTTGATGGAACTGTGCAGCCAGCTGATGCAGGCGCTTTTGGTTCAGGTGGCCCGTTGGAGGGCAAAGAAAAAGTTAAACCTGGGCGTGGCTCAGATTTCTACACCTCCGATGGTGAACTCGACGTCCTCGATCCTTGGTATGGCGACGCCTCCGGCTTCTACGACACGCTAGCGATGATCGAAGCTGGCGCTCGCGGGATTGTGGAATGGATACGGGAGTAG
- a CDS encoding SprT-like domain-containing protein, whose amino-acid sequence MDIEQARALAQELMAFHGLTEWSFAFDRAKRRAGAAHFDRKQITLSRALTQASDADAVRDTILHEIAHVLVGPGHGHDRLWQETCVRIGGSGQVRLRNAPHIPGAWVGVCPAGHHVERFRRPNRPLSCALCHPRSFSPHHQFVWYRRKDAT is encoded by the coding sequence ATGGATATTGAGCAGGCGCGGGCACTGGCCCAAGAACTCATGGCGTTTCATGGGCTAACTGAGTGGTCCTTCGCCTTTGACCGCGCGAAGCGGCGTGCCGGCGCAGCGCATTTTGATCGTAAACAGATCACGTTATCGCGTGCACTGACTCAAGCCTCAGATGCCGACGCCGTGCGTGACACTATTCTTCACGAGATCGCTCATGTACTTGTTGGTCCGGGTCATGGTCACGATCGGCTTTGGCAAGAAACATGTGTGCGGATTGGTGGTTCTGGACAGGTGAGACTGCGCAATGCGCCACATATTCCGGGAGCTTGGGTTGGAGTGTGCCCGGCGGGGCATCATGTTGAGCGGTTCCGCCGCCCAAACCGCCCCCTCAGTTGCGCTCTCTGCCATCCTAGATCGTTTTCACCCCACCACCAGTTCGTGTGGTATCGGCGCAAGGATGCCACATAA
- a CDS encoding GNAT family N-acetyltransferase: MVFHIVVPEDWKQACGRGTYTQSTRDCDVDAVGFIHASTSLEQATAVAKFLYADRADAFVVAIDDEEVRNAGFEIRFELGDLQNPQSEKFPHIYGGPLPISLLNPMIDVDGEPRICREDMPEVAQLRQAGWQVGSTSWGARLNLGDGADLSSYRDHVDAVIQAGFEMRELTGGDMAELSALDRLVAPDFPSTPASHHEPLPHNFGEKVADQSARVWGAFQGDRMVGFTILFDAGQWWEVDRTSVHPDFRRRGLAKAMKAASVLETYERGVRQWGTGGASVNQASLRMNQALGFELEPLWLTLYPPVTVGRLLIR; this comes from the coding sequence ATGGTTTTTCATATCGTTGTGCCCGAAGACTGGAAGCAAGCTTGCGGCCGCGGAACATATACGCAATCAACACGAGACTGCGATGTTGACGCGGTGGGTTTCATACATGCCAGCACATCGTTGGAGCAAGCTACCGCCGTCGCAAAATTTTTGTATGCAGACCGGGCGGACGCGTTCGTCGTCGCCATTGACGACGAGGAGGTGCGTAACGCAGGTTTCGAGATTCGTTTTGAACTAGGGGACCTGCAGAACCCGCAATCGGAAAAATTTCCGCATATTTACGGTGGCCCGCTTCCTATCAGTCTGCTCAATCCAATGATCGACGTCGACGGTGAACCACGAATTTGCCGTGAGGATATGCCAGAAGTTGCCCAGTTACGTCAGGCCGGTTGGCAGGTTGGTTCGACGTCGTGGGGTGCGCGCCTGAATCTTGGCGACGGCGCCGATTTATCCTCCTATCGAGACCACGTTGACGCTGTGATCCAGGCCGGATTTGAAATGCGGGAGCTGACTGGTGGCGATATGGCTGAACTTTCTGCGCTTGACCGGTTGGTTGCACCGGATTTTCCGTCCACTCCAGCTTCACACCACGAACCTTTGCCGCACAACTTTGGTGAGAAGGTGGCTGACCAAAGCGCTCGCGTCTGGGGTGCGTTTCAGGGAGATCGGATGGTTGGCTTCACTATTCTTTTTGATGCTGGACAGTGGTGGGAAGTAGACCGTACCAGTGTGCATCCAGATTTTCGACGTCGAGGCCTTGCCAAAGCGATGAAGGCGGCCTCCGTGCTGGAAACCTATGAACGTGGGGTACGCCAATGGGGAACCGGCGGGGCGAGCGTGAACCAGGCGTCACTACGGATGAACCAAGCACTTGGGTTTGAGCTCGAACCGTTGTGGCTGACGCTGTATCCACCAGTGACTGTGGGGCGGCTGCTTATACGATGA
- a CDS encoding amino acid ABC transporter ATP-binding protein yields the protein MTTVFETKPKVRVTDVHKFFGDLHVLKGVSFDVQPGTVTSILGPSGSGKSTMLRCINLLEAIQAGSIYVDDMLMGYREKDGKLYELTAKQAAAQRAKIGMVFQRFNLFPHKTALENVMEAPVHVLGKPVAQARTQAEKLLDRVGLADRMEHYPAELSGGQQQRVAIARALAMEPELMLFDEPTSALDPELVGEVLAVMQDLAHEGMTMVVVTHEMGFAREVSDQVIVMDDGKIIEAGTPEDVFDRPQSARAKEFFTRVV from the coding sequence ATGACTACTGTGTTTGAAACAAAGCCGAAGGTGCGCGTCACCGACGTCCATAAGTTTTTTGGCGATCTGCATGTGTTGAAGGGCGTATCGTTCGATGTGCAGCCGGGAACGGTGACGTCAATTTTGGGTCCGTCTGGTTCGGGTAAATCTACTATGCTTCGGTGCATTAATCTTTTGGAGGCTATTCAGGCTGGATCGATTTATGTTGACGACATGCTGATGGGTTACCGGGAAAAAGATGGCAAGCTGTATGAGCTGACCGCTAAGCAGGCCGCTGCGCAGCGCGCTAAAATCGGGATGGTATTCCAACGGTTCAATCTTTTCCCGCATAAGACGGCGTTGGAGAACGTGATGGAAGCACCGGTTCACGTGTTGGGTAAGCCGGTTGCACAGGCACGTACTCAGGCCGAGAAGTTGCTAGACCGAGTTGGATTAGCTGACCGAATGGAACACTATCCGGCTGAGCTTTCCGGTGGCCAGCAGCAGCGGGTGGCGATTGCACGCGCGTTGGCGATGGAACCGGAATTAATGTTGTTTGATGAGCCGACCTCGGCACTAGATCCAGAGCTTGTTGGTGAAGTGCTTGCAGTGATGCAGGATTTGGCGCACGAGGGTATGACGATGGTTGTGGTGACACATGAGATGGGCTTCGCCCGCGAAGTTTCCGATCAGGTTATTGTGATGGACGACGGTAAGATCATCGAAGCTGGCACGCCAGAAGATGTTTTTGATCGTCCGCAAAGTGCGCGCGCGAAGGAATTCTTCACTCGCGTGGTGTGA
- a CDS encoding amino acid ABC transporter permease, with protein MPSHETPKLIHAVPVRHWGRWISAAIVAIITYAIINQLVTNPQFQWSVVWGNLFKIQIIKGVAWTLALTVAAMSLGILLAVTMAIMRRSDNPVLRSVATVYIWFFRGTPIYTQLIFWGLIGTLFPTITVGIPGVVDFFSFAPNNIFAERQYTMFLFAVLGLGINEGAYLAEIVRSGLNSVDPGQEEAAKALGMSSGMIMWRIILPQAMRVIVPPTGNETISMLKTTSLVTAVPLSLELTHVTNASGFSSFQPIPFLLVAAIWYLSVTSVLMVGQYYVEKFYGRGTSNESSTANARGTKKTRASRQAAINASQTTTDDPFAEYTP; from the coding sequence ATGCCGTCACACGAGACCCCGAAACTCATCCATGCTGTCCCCGTTCGCCATTGGGGACGGTGGATTTCGGCGGCAATCGTCGCCATTATCACGTACGCGATCATTAACCAGCTTGTCACTAATCCACAATTCCAGTGGAGTGTTGTGTGGGGCAATCTGTTCAAGATTCAGATCATCAAGGGTGTAGCTTGGACGCTAGCACTCACTGTGGCCGCGATGTCTTTAGGTATTCTCCTGGCAGTGACGATGGCGATCATGCGACGGTCGGATAACCCAGTCTTACGTTCAGTGGCGACCGTCTATATTTGGTTCTTCCGAGGTACCCCGATTTACACCCAGTTGATTTTCTGGGGACTGATCGGCACCCTCTTTCCAACTATTACGGTTGGAATTCCAGGCGTGGTTGATTTCTTCTCCTTCGCACCGAATAATATTTTCGCCGAACGCCAGTACACAATGTTCTTGTTTGCTGTGCTAGGGCTGGGCATTAACGAAGGCGCATACCTAGCAGAGATCGTCCGATCCGGATTGAATTCTGTAGATCCTGGCCAAGAAGAGGCCGCGAAAGCGCTTGGAATGAGTAGTGGCATGATCATGTGGCGGATTATTTTGCCGCAGGCGATGCGCGTTATTGTTCCGCCAACGGGCAACGAAACTATTTCAATGTTGAAGACGACGTCGTTGGTGACGGCAGTTCCACTGTCACTTGAATTAACTCATGTGACGAATGCGAGTGGTTTTTCTTCCTTCCAGCCAATTCCGTTCTTGCTGGTTGCCGCTATCTGGTACCTATCAGTCACGTCTGTTTTGATGGTAGGCCAGTATTATGTGGAGAAGTTTTACGGGCGTGGTACGTCGAATGAGTCGTCCACTGCAAACGCACGCGGGACAAAGAAAACTCGGGCAAGTCGCCAAGCAGCGATCAATGCTTCACAGACAACGACGGATGATCCGTTCGCCGAATACACTCCGTGA
- a CDS encoding transporter substrate-binding domain-containing protein, whose protein sequence is MKTLKITAAAAALLLTLGACGSDAGTSSTDATDAVATNGDVRATDVSAIEKVDEIAALLPESVTKDGKLTIGTNAFYAPAEFYGQDGKTMQGFDVDLANALGKVFGLNVTMENAEFAAVIPGIGNTYEAGIAAISVNPERQEAVDLTQYYEAGLQWAVPAGNPKNFDPADVCGKVVGVQTGTAMDEYLTDMNTADCKDKPIQIQRQSEQPRISLELAQGQLDAMFADTPVVDFAILQTNQQIEKVGKPLDVVGLAIATPKGDPTTEAVGKALQHLIDTGDLAKIFETWGIKDGVATSVTLNPAK, encoded by the coding sequence ATGAAAACCCTGAAGATTACCGCAGCCGCCGCTGCACTACTACTTACCCTGGGCGCTTGTGGCTCCGACGCTGGAACATCATCCACCGATGCCACCGACGCCGTAGCTACTAATGGCGATGTGCGCGCTACTGATGTTTCCGCAATCGAAAAGGTAGACGAGATTGCCGCCCTATTGCCAGAATCCGTCACCAAGGATGGAAAACTTACCATCGGCACCAACGCTTTCTACGCTCCTGCTGAATTTTATGGACAAGACGGCAAAACCATGCAAGGATTCGATGTTGACTTAGCTAACGCACTTGGCAAAGTCTTCGGTCTTAACGTTACTATGGAGAACGCCGAATTTGCTGCTGTCATCCCCGGTATTGGAAACACGTATGAAGCAGGCATTGCCGCTATTTCAGTAAACCCGGAGCGGCAAGAAGCTGTTGACTTAACGCAATATTATGAAGCCGGCCTGCAGTGGGCAGTCCCAGCAGGCAACCCGAAGAACTTTGATCCAGCAGATGTATGCGGCAAAGTAGTAGGTGTTCAAACCGGCACAGCCATGGATGAATACTTAACTGACATGAACACAGCTGACTGCAAAGACAAGCCTATTCAAATCCAACGGCAATCTGAACAACCACGGATCAGTCTCGAACTTGCCCAAGGCCAGCTCGATGCTATGTTTGCTGACACCCCAGTTGTTGATTTTGCCATCTTGCAGACCAACCAACAGATTGAAAAGGTCGGTAAGCCACTCGACGTTGTCGGTCTGGCAATCGCAACACCAAAGGGTGACCCAACGACTGAAGCCGTTGGCAAAGCCTTGCAGCACCTCATCGATACTGGCGATCTTGCCAAGATTTTTGAAACATGGGGAATCAAGGATGGCGTTGCCACCTCCGTGACCCTCAACCCAGCCAAGTAA
- the hrpA gene encoding ATP-dependent RNA helicase HrpA: MSTEKCHSAKHRRPRRHAQSQRGPRPFTPEQLAARKASVPDISYPEQLPVSARRADIMAAIAANQVVIIAGETGSGKTTQLPKMCLELGRGISGMIGHTQPRRIAARAVAQRICDELDVELGGPIGYHVRFTEEVSPTTLVKLMTDGILLAEIQSDPMLRRYDTIIIDEAHERSLNIDFLMGYLAQLLPKRPDLKLIITSATIDSQRFAQHFGRFIHNGGDDVVAPVIEVSGRTFPVDIRYRPLDGETETLPSGENAEYLSREEAHDQITGIIDAADELMNEGPGDILVFLSGEGEIRETFKAFKDELGNRFIEPGGHSSVPGAVEIMPLYARLSAAEQQRIFQPHNYRRIVLATNIAETSLTVPGIRYVIDPGTARISRYSPRTKVQRLPIEPISQASANQRSGRSGRVADGIAIRLYSEEDFTSRPEFTEPEIQRTSLAAVILQMASLGLGTVADFPFIDPPDLKAVRAGIQLLEEIGALEPDTRTPVLTKIGRKLARLPIDPRLGRMLLAAVDNGAATEVLVLVAAMSVQDVRERPAEYKAQADQLHARFTEPSSDFLAYLNLWRYLRTQQRDLSGSAFRRMCRAEYVNWLRFREWQDVVAQLRELAKPLGITLKNIALPTPAQIQQARDKHNDVSQHRDVIHAVKAVGASADAPAADAIHRSLLVGLLSNVGSYDQRKRDYLGARGTHFVTWPGSGLARRTPDWVMAAELVETSRLFARTVAKIDPAWIERVGAHLIKRTYSDPFWSTRDGAAKVHEKVLLYGLTVTADRQVLLSSVGTPSARELAREMFIRHALVEGQWRTHHRFIKDNKAALDDAREVEERLRSHALVADEDAQYVFFDERIPESIVSARHFDSWWKKERHNRPDLLTFTREFLLGETDASDDDFPTEWVQGDVTLPIDYTFVPGSHADGLTIDIPVTLLPQLTDDGFDWLVPGMLDELVIATIRALPKRIRRHLVPAPDVARQIRSELPDWESVAHGQTGAMSFQDAFTMAVRDLRGIEIEDDSWADVVLPGHLTINFRVRSERGAVLDEGNSVEYLQRSLAPQTRTAVEHVVKKAVSQALEAELTEPGITEAFTQRHLTTWPKLDGDEIPASIETTGAHGLTIRGYPALVETPGKSGFSVELRVLAEPAEQVRDHRHGIIRLLTTELALPEARITSRWTGRESLAMAASTYPTTSALITDLHVAAIRNLADQWAHENKKPLGTLRHRSDYESLRTWLRDRFEDEIYRIAQIVVRVLEAYGEVDSLLRTTSSLALINTVTDVRDYVTRLVSDGFIRRTPSEYLAHLPRYLNAARIRLEKAPTNPADDSLAWQVGEISDEVDKERQAMGSYDPQRAAALVKARWMIEELRVSLFAQQLGTHGKVSVQRIRKLLG, encoded by the coding sequence ATGTCTACCGAAAAATGCCATTCAGCCAAGCACCGTCGGCCTCGACGCCACGCACAATCCCAACGCGGTCCACGCCCCTTCACCCCCGAACAACTCGCTGCCCGCAAAGCCAGCGTCCCAGACATCAGTTATCCGGAACAGCTTCCCGTCTCAGCCCGGCGCGCCGATATCATGGCGGCCATCGCAGCTAACCAAGTCGTGATTATCGCTGGCGAAACCGGTTCCGGAAAAACCACTCAGCTTCCTAAAATGTGCCTCGAACTCGGGCGCGGAATCAGTGGAATGATTGGCCACACCCAGCCCCGACGAATCGCCGCCCGCGCAGTGGCTCAGCGAATCTGCGACGAACTCGACGTCGAACTCGGCGGACCAATCGGATACCACGTACGCTTCACCGAAGAAGTCTCCCCCACCACGCTCGTTAAACTCATGACAGACGGCATTCTGCTCGCCGAAATCCAATCCGACCCGATGCTGCGCCGCTACGACACCATCATCATCGACGAAGCCCACGAACGCTCCCTCAACATTGATTTCCTTATGGGCTACCTCGCCCAACTCCTCCCCAAACGCCCCGATCTCAAACTCATCATCACCTCCGCAACCATCGATTCCCAACGGTTCGCACAACACTTCGGGCGGTTTATTCACAACGGAGGTGACGACGTCGTCGCCCCAGTTATCGAAGTCTCTGGACGTACCTTCCCCGTCGACATTCGATACCGTCCGCTCGACGGCGAAACCGAGACACTGCCAAGCGGCGAAAACGCCGAATACCTCAGTCGCGAAGAAGCCCACGACCAAATCACCGGAATTATCGATGCCGCCGACGAACTCATGAACGAAGGACCTGGCGATATCCTCGTCTTCCTCTCCGGCGAAGGCGAAATCCGCGAAACATTCAAAGCGTTCAAAGACGAACTCGGCAACCGATTCATTGAACCAGGCGGCCACTCCTCCGTACCTGGAGCCGTCGAAATCATGCCACTATACGCTCGACTATCAGCGGCCGAACAACAACGCATCTTCCAACCACACAACTATCGGCGCATCGTGCTGGCCACCAACATTGCCGAAACATCGTTGACCGTGCCCGGAATCCGCTATGTCATTGACCCCGGAACCGCACGAATTTCACGCTATTCGCCACGCACCAAAGTCCAACGCCTGCCCATTGAGCCAATTTCGCAAGCCTCTGCTAATCAACGCTCGGGCCGTTCTGGTCGCGTGGCTGACGGTATTGCTATCCGGCTTTATTCTGAAGAAGACTTCACCTCCCGGCCAGAATTTACTGAGCCAGAAATCCAGCGCACCTCGCTAGCGGCAGTCATTTTACAGATGGCATCGCTCGGATTAGGCACGGTTGCCGACTTCCCTTTCATCGATCCGCCGGACCTGAAAGCCGTACGCGCCGGCATCCAACTATTGGAAGAAATCGGCGCCCTCGAACCCGATACCCGAACTCCCGTGCTGACTAAAATTGGGCGCAAACTTGCTCGATTACCAATCGATCCGCGACTGGGGCGAATGCTCCTTGCCGCGGTAGATAATGGCGCCGCCACCGAAGTACTTGTGTTGGTTGCCGCCATGTCCGTCCAAGATGTCCGCGAGCGCCCTGCCGAATATAAGGCGCAAGCCGATCAGCTTCACGCCCGCTTTACCGAACCCAGCTCGGACTTCTTAGCCTACTTGAATCTGTGGCGGTATTTACGTACCCAGCAACGCGACCTGTCTGGTTCCGCATTCCGGCGCATGTGCCGAGCTGAGTATGTGAACTGGTTGCGGTTCCGCGAGTGGCAAGACGTCGTCGCCCAGTTGCGCGAACTGGCCAAACCGCTAGGCATCACGCTGAAAAACATTGCCCTGCCAACCCCTGCGCAAATCCAGCAAGCACGCGACAAACATAACGACGTCAGCCAACATCGCGATGTCATCCATGCGGTCAAAGCTGTGGGTGCTTCGGCTGATGCGCCGGCGGCTGATGCGATCCACCGCTCCCTCCTTGTAGGCTTGCTTTCTAACGTCGGCTCCTACGATCAACGCAAACGTGACTATCTTGGTGCGCGTGGCACCCACTTCGTCACCTGGCCTGGATCTGGGCTTGCTCGGCGCACTCCGGACTGGGTGATGGCCGCTGAACTGGTTGAAACATCACGGCTTTTTGCACGCACCGTAGCCAAAATTGATCCAGCCTGGATCGAGCGGGTGGGCGCACATCTGATCAAACGCACCTACTCCGACCCGTTCTGGTCCACCCGCGACGGAGCGGCGAAAGTACACGAAAAAGTCCTACTCTACGGATTGACCGTTACTGCCGATCGGCAAGTGTTACTATCTTCCGTTGGCACACCGTCCGCACGTGAACTTGCCCGTGAGATGTTTATCCGGCACGCACTTGTGGAAGGCCAATGGCGCACACATCACCGGTTTATTAAAGACAACAAGGCCGCGCTCGACGACGCCCGCGAAGTTGAAGAACGGTTGCGAAGTCACGCTCTTGTAGCTGATGAGGATGCCCAATACGTATTTTTCGACGAACGCATCCCCGAGTCCATCGTCTCAGCACGCCACTTCGATTCCTGGTGGAAGAAGGAACGGCATAACCGTCCGGACCTGCTCACCTTCACGCGCGAGTTTTTGCTTGGCGAAACCGATGCATCCGATGACGACTTCCCTACTGAATGGGTACAAGGCGATGTCACGTTGCCAATTGACTATACCTTTGTGCCCGGTTCACATGCCGACGGACTCACGATTGACATACCGGTAACTTTGCTTCCTCAACTCACCGATGATGGCTTCGATTGGCTTGTTCCCGGTATGCTCGACGAACTCGTTATTGCTACTATTCGGGCACTTCCTAAACGGATTCGGCGTCACCTCGTGCCGGCACCCGATGTTGCTCGGCAAATTCGCAGCGAACTTCCCGACTGGGAAAGCGTGGCGCACGGCCAAACCGGTGCAATGAGTTTCCAAGACGCATTTACTATGGCGGTACGCGACCTGCGCGGAATCGAGATCGAAGACGATTCCTGGGCGGATGTCGTATTGCCTGGACATTTGACTATTAACTTCCGGGTGCGCTCCGAACGTGGCGCAGTGTTGGATGAAGGAAACTCCGTCGAATATTTACAACGCTCGCTTGCTCCGCAAACGCGCACCGCCGTCGAACACGTCGTCAAAAAAGCTGTCTCTCAGGCTCTTGAAGCAGAGTTAACCGAACCAGGGATAACTGAAGCGTTTACTCAACGTCATCTCACCACCTGGCCGAAACTTGATGGTGACGAAATTCCCGCTAGCATTGAAACCACTGGCGCTCATGGCCTGACGATTCGCGGCTATCCCGCTTTAGTTGAAACGCCAGGGAAAAGCGGCTTTAGCGTAGAACTGCGAGTACTAGCTGAGCCGGCAGAACAGGTACGCGACCACCGGCATGGGATTATCCGACTCCTCACTACTGAGCTTGCCCTACCAGAAGCACGTATCACCAGCCGATGGACCGGGCGCGAATCTTTAGCGATGGCGGCATCCACCTACCCCACTACCAGCGCGCTCATCACTGATCTTCATGTTGCTGCTATTCGTAATCTGGCTGACCAGTGGGCTCACGAAAATAAGAAACCACTAGGTACGCTCCGTCATCGTAGCGACTATGAGTCACTACGTACGTGGTTACGTGACCGATTCGAAGATGAAATCTATCGGATCGCACAGATCGTGGTTCGGGTCTTGGAGGCATACGGGGAGGTTGATAGCTTATTGCGCACCACATCCTCGCTGGCACTGATCAATACGGTAACTGACGTTCGTGACTATGTAACCCGCCTCGTTTCTGATGGTTTTATTCGAAGAACTCCAAGCGAGTACCTCGCGCATCTTCCGCGCTACCTCAATGCCGCGCGAATTCGGTTAGAGAAGGCACCAACGAATCCGGCTGATGATTCGCTGGCGTGGCAGGTTGGCGAAATTAGCGATGAAGTTGATAAGGAACGGCAGGCAATGGGAAGCTATGATCCGCAGCGTGCCGCGGCTTTAGTGAAGGCTCGCTGGATGATTGAGGAACTGCGTGTTTCGCTTTTTGCCCAGCAGTTAGGAACTCATGGCAAGGTGTCCGTGCAGCGAATCCGAAAACTGCTCGGGTAG